CAGAAATGATCCAGCCCTCACTACCACAGAttcttggacagcactgctctaattAATTTGTATTCTTTCCATATTcatcataataaaatgtattgcatgatatataaatataattgagAGTCAACTTTGTCCTTTTAAGCACTGTATACCTTGGTCACTCATAAGTTTCTTTCTCTTCCAGCGCCTACATTGCTATGTTTATTCAGCCTTATACCTGGTCTTTTTACACTTTATCCGTTTTGATTGGAATTGCAGCTGCTGGTGAGATTTACATTTGGTtattcctttttcttctcttgtAACTTCTTAAACAAGATAGAAGAAGCCAGTTCTCCTCCAGGCTTTAAGATGGCTTCTACTACACGTGTCAGAACCAACATAGCAGAGAATAGATTGTGGCATATTCTCTATCTGCTGTTGAGCTACCTGTCCATTTTCTACCTCATTCAGTGCTCTGGACTGCCCAAGGATGCTGTCTGACCATTAATTCTGATGAAAGGACCATTGGAAGGCATAGTGGCATATTTTGGGCTCTCTTGCAGTTCAGGTAAGTGCTCCCTTCACCCTGTTTGTGAATGCGTAAAGAAAAATGAACAAAGTCACTAAGTTTTTCTTGTAATCCCCAACAGCATGCTGTTTGGAAATCTCTATATCTACCTGGCTTGGAAAGGAGAGATAAACATATCTGGTATGTTTCCCAAGTAACCCCGCCTATGCCTAACACTTTTATACTAAATGTAAAACCTTGCACTCATGATTAACTTACATTGTGCATGatttatgtaaactgtatttgGATGGAGCACTTTATTTCAAAGAAACCCTATGGCCAGTGACTCAATGTCTTTAATAGAGAGCTGTAATAACAATTATGGTAGCCTGGTTCTCCCTGCTGACATTAATGAGATAAAGCAATCAAAGTGCTCCATGTGTCTTAACCTTTAGGGTGATAGCAAAAAAAAAGGTGCTCCCCACTGTTGATATAGCACCAAAAATACTATATATCTAATTATCTagctatcatctgtctatctcagtgatcccctaccagtagctcgtgagcaacatgttgctcactaaccccttggatgttgctctcagtgtcctcaaagcaggtgcttattttttaattccaggtttggaagaaagttttaattgcataaaaactaagtatagtgccaagtagagcctcttgtaggctgccattccacataggggctaccaaatagccaatcacagcccttatttggaacccaaGGCACTTTCTcatacttatgttgctccccaactctttttacattagaatgtggctcacaggtaaaaaagcttggggaccccGGTTCTATTTAGTATTTATGGAAAGTTCCTGGAAATGTTGTAATATTTCACTgctcttttttgcctttttttagatACTGATCGTAGGACAGTTTTTATAGCTCTGACGGTGATTAGCTTGGTCGGGTCAGTGCTGTTCTTTCTCATCAGAACCCCAGATTCTGACTCTGCACAAGAGGATGAAGCCTCTGATTCTGTAGCAGATGCAGAAGGGAGCATGTAAGTGTTTCTTGTCGCAGATGTAGCCGATTGCTTATGCTTGACATTTGTCATGGCTTGACAAAGGGACTGcgtagcctgaaacgttgcctaaggcactttaagtaaagtttttcttacttttttcagtaataccggagtgctgctgtttttattGGATTTAGCCCCATTGTGcttcccccccccacaaaaatgaCTGACCCTGACGTTCAGTGCAGTTAACTCCCTCCCACTTTCCAtccaactttctcccaatctCTACTATAAATGATCTGTTAAACACGATATGGCTGTTTCCAGGTCCTCATGGGTACCCAGAAAATCTCAGTCAGTTAGGAAAGGTGGCATAAAATTCACTAATTTGTGCACATGGAATGAGCCAACTGTTTCGATTAGATCCCACTACTTTTATGccctccttttttttcttttttatgaaatACATTGAGTGCCACAGTGCTTCAGTCTGAGAATGGAGAGTAGACTTATGTTCAATTCTGCCCTTAGTTTGAATTTGTGCTATTTCAGATCTTGCCTGATTAGCCTCACTTCATGATTGTGTCTGTCAGACGGCTTTAGCTTGGAGAATGCATTGCTCTTCTAAAGTTATATTGCACTACAGAACAGGTCAAGAGATCTGTTCCACTTTATGAAAATATCAAGTAATGTGGACTGTGCATTTCATTAGCAATTGCTGACACCACGAGATTTCCCAAAATCTAATGagggataatattttttaatagatatGTTGGTAGTTAGGCAGTATACCTTTTAATGACCCTATTTTAGGCAGTATATCTTATAATAACCATATTTtatgtaaaggggcaatataaTTTTTTGAAAGGTTTTCTTTCTATTGATTTTAAACATAACATAGAAtttaagaagaagaaagaaaagggaagAGAGAAGAAATAAGAGATAGATATTTAGATGGGTGGGGATTCCCATTATATGGAGAACTGTATCCTATAATACATAACTTATTTGGTTACGTTCCTCATCACTAGCTATGTAGCTGCAGTACCAGTTTGTGGTTCAGTGAGCCACCTGTCCCATATTTTCTTGAACTTGTCCGGGCATCCTCGTGTTAAATATGTCAGGTTGTGGCTCGGTAGTATGTTGTTGTTGATTTTAATCCAGAATTCTAGGGTAGGGGGTTCCAGGGCTTTCCATGTAAGCAAAATAGTCTTTTTCCCATAGTGCAAAAGCTGCTGTAAACACAACCTGTCACTGTGTGGAAGAGTAAGCCCCTCCAAATGTCCCAGTAGGCAAAATTCAGGTGTCCGGATTTCTGGAAGTCCCAGAGAGGTATTAATAAATGCAAGAATTACAGACCAGTATTGTTGAATTTTCGGACACtcccaaaatacatgcatatatatgGATGTCCTTGATACATTTGTACCAGTCTGTCTGGAAACTCTATTAAGAAACTTAGTTTGTATATAGCTATTACTGATATATTAGTTTCCAGTATTTGTTTCCATGTTCCTTCCTCTAAGGATGGAAAGTCCTGAGCCCACTTATGACATATATGCTTTATTGGGTTAAAGTTAGCTTGGAGCAAAATAATGTAGAACCAACTTGGGGGTTTTTAGAGTTCTGGCCTACGAAGATAACCTTCTACAGTGGATTGGGTAATAGATGGGGCTCTATCTTGGAATTTGACAGGGAATGCATGTTGCAATTGGAGGAAGCTAAACAGCATGTAATTTTGTAGCCCAAATTCTTCTTTTAGTTGGGCAAACTGCTTGAGATCCCCTGTGCTTACTAGATCCCCTAGATGCTTAATTCTGGCCGTGGCCCAGACACTGGCATCTGGAAGGGACCATTTAGACTAGATACCTGTAGCCTTGTAGGCAGACCCCACTGTTCGTTGGAAAATTAGGGTAACTGTTTTCATGGCAGGTATATATTGAGGGAAGACCCCTGTATAGCTGGTTGGCCAGGGCCTCAAAGGATGAAATTACTGCTGCTTCAAGCACCCTGGCCTGATTGTTAGGGTCAGGATTGAGCCTCCACAATGTATAAACCAATTGGATTGCATAATAATAAAGTCAAAAATTAGGGAGGGCAAGTCCACCTTTTTGTATCGGGGCCTGAAGCATCTGCATACTAATTCTTGGGCGTTCAACCGCCCAAATGAATCCTCTTATACAAGCATCAAGTTGTAGGGAGCAGACTCAGTGCATTATGAAAGGCATATAGAAAtttaggcaaatttattcgacctGGAAGAGTTAATGGCAGATCTGACCAGTGCTGTGTTCTAAATTTCACAATGCCTAAATATGTAAACGCGGACACCCACTGCAGTTGGGGTCCATGTTGTAGGTCCCTGACATTTCCTGTGTCAATGGAAAATCTGCCGATTTTGCCCAGTTAACCCGGAGGCCTGAGAAGTTCCCGAAGTTCTCAACCTCAGCCAGAAGTTCAGAAAGAGAAGTCGTGGCATTGGCTAGATATACCAGCATGTCATCCGCATAAAGGGATATTTTCTCCTCCAGTCTCTGAATTTTAAGTCCTTCAATCCCTGGGTTGGGCAATATAATTTTTCACTACAATACCATGGAGCTGTTAGTGCAGAGGACTGTGttctgatatctggctgatccaattgtgggccctagggcccaacgattggatcataatgccgGCAATACGGGTGGTTGGATTGctggaccacatcaatgaacagatgcgtccgtgatccgatgggatttttaacccagcctaatcgacatctggccgacttttgacCAGaaatcgatcagggaagcccattggagggccatGCAGCCTATACCCTTATAGGCTTTAATAGATAGAAGCTGGTTACTAGTCAGTTGGTGAGATCACTCCATGAGATTCTGACCAGACAGCCTATTAAATCCTTCCATCTGAATGATATCTAAAAGTTATCTTTTATGGAAATATTGGCAATTTGGACATAACTGGTTCCCTCCCTTTCTCCTGGACATCAACGTTGGTGTTATTCTTGTATGTTCACTTCCTCCATCTTATTAAATGAAAAGTTCTTGCAACTATGCTATAATCTGCATCTAATCACACTTCTGTCATTGTGTTTAACCAGGTCTGCTCAAGGCTGTTTATCAAAAGCTATGGATGCTTTCAGTGAGTATTTTCATGTGTTGTATGTAGTTTTTCGATAACcaatatctgttttttatttttattctctctTCTTGTCTTTCTTCTGCAGGAAAGTCCCTGAAATTGTCCATTACGAAAGAAATGCTCCTTTTAAGCATACTGGTGGCGTACACAGGTAACGTAAACATTgtacacaaggatttggctgtgAATATGGTTGTCTTCCAGAAAATACAGGGACACATAGTAACAGTGCAAATAAACCCTgcaccaatcagcagttagcttagATATGTCAAGTGCAATTCAACTGTTTAAAGCGAATATGATTAGTTAATTTGATTGGCTCAAGTTTGCATCCCAGTACTAGTGTTATTCCACTGTGCTGTAAAACAATATTTCCCTCCTAAAATGTATGAGTGTCATGTTCCTCGCCAGTAGAGCTGCAAAATGTCAGGGTAATAAAATTGCCCCTTAGCCACCTGCCTTTAAAGGGCACTTTTtgatgaaaatatgcatttaCTATTTATGGGAGTATAAACAGAggaatatacacatataaaaaaccttcttatgaaaaataaatgtattgctgGAGTAGTTTTGAATTTGCCTATGCAGTAGTCTATTAACTATTGATAAATGCAATATCCCAGTTGTTCTTATCTGCATTGCTCTGCCATGGCCACCTAAAAAGTATTAGTCCCAGACCCTCTGGCTATAGGGACAACATAGGTCTCTTATGCTGATGAATATTCCATATACAGACACCAATGGGCAGACATTAGAAGTGCTGCTGTTTTCTGATACTTTCTAAAGATCTCAGTCTGAACATGCCAGGGCCTCACACATTTAACAAGCTCATGTAGTGACAGCGGACTTTTGCAGTCTTGCTGAACCTGGTTTGATCCCTTTCTAATGTTGTTTAGAAATCGATATTTCGACTGCAcagctggaaagaagaaaaactgagattattattatgaaaagcgCCATTATACCATAGAATTTTCCAGATTATTTATGGttaactaagggcagagacacacgtggagattcggggagatttatttgcctggcgactaatcgcctctttttcgggcgactaatctccctgaactgcgtTCtccccggtgggatggcactcggatcgctttgttttctgaagtcgcccgaggtTGCTTGACGTGGAAAAATGAAGGCAACTTAGAAAAACaaagcgatttcgattctagccagcggcaAGTGGGGAGATTAGgcgccgaagaagaggcgatttgtcactgggcaactaatctcccaaaatctccacatgtgtctctgccctatttGGGATTATAGACACACTCAGAGACCTATAGAAGGTGATAAGTAGCTTGTGTCCAGACTTTCAATGAAAGAGTGACATAAGCAAGCCTGAAACTACAGTATTGGCTATGGCACACCATGTATTCTTTTGCCAGTAATGAAAAGACCAATCTGGGCCAAAACAACCCGTCTTGTGAATTGATAGTAGTAGAATCTGCCTCTTATTGCGAACAATTGAGGGCTTTGTGACCATAGTTCACCCTGTAAATGCAGTTAGTGGAGAATACCTATACTTTCAGCTCCTAATGTTTCCTTTGTtaacaaaaaaactgcataatattTAACCATTTGGATGCAACATTTTGCATCCCAGTGCTAAAGCCATGCATTTGATCACCCAACACCTAATGTGCCATACTGTAGCTCAGTCTACGTCTTACAAATCTCAGCCATTATGTTGACCATCTATCTTTCACTGGGAAAATTTCAGCTAAAACAGACAGAGCATTTAATATTAATGTGTTTAATTTAGTGTTTCAATAAAAACAGCATGCTCGGTGTAATCCTTTTGTAAGCCCTTCTCTTTAACGGGTTTGTTAGAGGCTGCTTTGAAATCCTCTGCTAGGCTGCGGCTGATTGTCTAGGCACAAGGCACCACAGGAGGCAGTGCATTGATTATCACCCCCTACAGGGCAAATGCtggcataaaaataataaaacacgcTAACGATTTCTAGAACAGCGGCAGGTAAAGATTAGCCATTGGCTataaagaaaaggggaaaagcATCCATAAGagaatataaaaatctgaatgaaatcACCTTGTGTCCTTCCGTCACACAGTATAATGCAGCAGCCCTTTGCAAGGGACACACTggtaacaaaacattttaataaaactcaaGCAGGGGTCAGAAGGCTAATGCAAAACAGTAacctaaagggggggggggaggcacatCAGTTGCTGCAAATGGCAATCTTAAAAGTCATTATCCCCTCTTCGTTGTgagaaggcttgataaaggacccggaggggtctgaaacgttgcccctttgtgatgtatattttgggcttcaaataaatcaccgtttggacacaattgcaactaacaggtgtgcatccgaatttcttttgTTATTTACCCACTGACCCTTatgcgagggaagggtcttccggataagcACCCTACACTTACAGCAAGTGTTTTCTTGGGATTGGGTTGAGCTCTCCATGTTCGTGCATTATCTTCTCTTCGTTGTGAGAAGTCTTAAGTCATATTTGTCATGAAAAAAAtgaagtatattttatatttcatttttattcagtttttttctcatCCCACTGCttctttttgctgatgatacccttgagtttttttttctctgtctgcTGTGCATACATGATAAATCGGCTTACGTTCTTAGTTTTAGCTGTATGTGAATCACTTTATGAGAATATTGCTGGTTATTCACTCATCTGTGTTTCCATACATCCAACAGAAACACTCATCCTGCGACTAATTTAACATCACAGTGCTCTGTAGCGCCATCGACCTATAATCTCAATCCTGTGTTGTCAGACTTTTAATGTTGAAGCCCATCTTTGGATGCTCAGTACCCCCTCTTTtcaataacaaggttacagatcctGTATATACTGTGGAAACATTGGGGCAACAGTCACACTGCTACAGTTTTAGAGGTACCCATGGCAGCCAGCTTGTTTTTAGGCTAGTATCAAATGTCAGTCTCACTAACAGTCTCACTAATACAAAAATCCCAATACCTTCTGTCTTGGgggatatacagtcatatgaaaaagattgggaaccccaatacttagttgagcctccttttggaCTTTAGACGACTCCTAtggcctttgatgagtgtctggattctggatggcggtatttttgaccattcgtccttacaaaatctctccagttcagttaaatttgatggctgccgagcatggacaacctgcttcaaatcatcccatagattttccatgatattcaagtcgggggactgtgaaggccattccagaatattgtacttctctctctgcataaatacctttgtagatttcgaagtgtgttaagggtcattgtcttgttggaatatccaacccctgcgtaacttcaactttgtgactgatgcttgaacattatcctgaagaatttgttgatattgggttgaattcatctgaccctcgactttaacaaaggCCCCAGTCCCAGAACTAGCCACAAAGCCAcccagcatgatggaacctccaccaaatttgacagtagatagcgggtgtttttcttggaatgcagtgttcttcttccgccatgcaaagttttttttgttatgaccaaatgactcaatttttgtctcatcagtccaaccTCCAAcctcatatgccgctcctgtatttttcttggccggccagacctgggttttacagcaactgtgcctgtggccttccattttctgattacattccttaaagttgaaactgacagttaaaACCTccgagatagctttttgtagccttcccctaaaccatgataccaaacaatctttgttttcagatcttttaaagcgttgctttgaggatcccatgctgtcactcttcagaggagagtcaaacagaagcacaacttgcaattggccaccttaaataccttttttcaTGATTGGACTCACCTACCAATGAAGTTCAAGACTTAACAATAACAAGCTAAGCCAATCAATTTGgttttgccagtaatcagtattgagcagttacatgcattcaaattagtaaaattacaagggtacccaaatttttgcacagccagtttttcacatttgatttaatttcatacaactgaatactgtttcactaaaaatctttgttcagaaaacaccccagtactcagatgttcttgggaaatgaaagacataccactgttgtattttttgttgaaagtggagtaaattattatgcaggctgagatataaatatataactgtatattacTGGTTCATATTCATACATTTAATGTGGAAATATATTATGTTTTTCGTTCTAGGCCTAGAGCTGACATTTTATTCTGGTGTTTATGGAACGTGCATAGGCTCCATGAACGTTTTTGGAACTGATGCCAAGAGCCTTATTGGTCTTTCAGGAATATTTGTTGGCCTGGGAGAAGTTTTGGGTATGTTTTCTCTGCCTTGAGTTTTAATATTTCATGAAAGAACTGAGCACAGAATGCCACAAGCTTATTCATTGACATTGTTTCTGAGTTATGtatgtacaaataaatatatgcatttatcaTCTTGTAAGGTGTCAGctttaaataatgaaaagaatAATGTGTGAGTATAAATTTGAATACACATGGAACTGACAGCAAGACACTGGCAGCAATAGGGGGGGGGCTACAGGCCAAGCCATAGTGAGTGATATGATGTTAGGGTGCTGAGAATCTCAAGAGATGCACTGTGGGCTAAGACTCTAGAAGACACAGGCAAGGGGAAATAAAGAGACTCAGGTTGCGGGTGTACAGGAGGATAGAGTGAGAGAAGGCCATGCTGCAGTGAACTGCAGATAGTGAAAGGAGGCACAGGCACAGGGagatgcaaataataataatattgcactGTTTGCAATTGTCAGTATTCATAGAAGGTGGGTGATGGGAGATACATGGACCCCCTAATATGTGCATCATTCTGCCTGTACAGGGTGCAGATTCTGGCTGCCTTATGGCTGACACAGCTGTTCTTTTTGTTATGTTACATCTTGAACCATATTCTAAATTAGTTGATTGCTGATATAAAGCCTTTAATTGGGACACGTGTACAGTATCCTGTTAAAATCTGTTGCCTTGACTTATTGTTTTACACTGTGTCACTGTTCATATATTACAGGTGGGGGACTCTTTGGGTTGCTTGGAAAGAACAATTACTTTGGTCGTAATCCGGTGGTCATCCTTGGAGTGGTGGTTCATTTTCTGGCTTTCTATATGATATACCTCTATATGCCTAGCGATGCCCCCATTGCTTCTCGAAGTGGAACTGACCTCTCGGCATTCATAAATCCCAGGTAGCCAATGTTCTGTGCAACATCTTTTTTATCCAAGTTATAATTCCAGGTTTTCCTTACACTAAGATAGTACTGCAACTTGCTAATTCTCTTTACCTGCTCTccttatatacagttaggtccataaatatttggacagagacaacttttttccaattttgattctacattaccacaatgaattttaaatgaaacaactcagatacagttgaagtgcaaactttcagctttaattcagtgggttgagcaaaagattgtataaaaatgtgaggaactaaacacctttttttaacacagtcacttaatttcaggggctcaaaagcaattggacaattgactcaaaggctatttcatgggcaggtgtgggcaattccttcgttatgtcctTCAATTAAACAGATAAaatccctggagttgatttgaggggggggtgaTTGTTTGTggaacatgcggtcaaaggagctcttcatgcaggtgaaacaagccacccttaaactgcaaaaacagaaaaaacccatccgagaaattactacaatattaggagtggcaaaatctagaGTTTGGTACATtttgagaaagaaagcactggtgaactcagcaacgcaaaaagacctggacctCCACTGAGAcaggtggatgatcgcagaatcatttccatggtgaagagaaaccccttcacaacagccaaacaagtgaacaccactctccaggaggtaggcgtatcaatatccaagtctaccataaggagaagactgcatgaaagtaaatacagagggtgcactgcaaggtgcaggccactcataagcatcaagaatagaaaggctagattggactttgctaaaaaacatctaaaaatgccagcaaagttctttggacagatgaaacaaagatcaacctctaccagaatgatgacaagaaaaaagtatggagaaggcgtggaacagctcatgatccaaagcatatcacatcatctataaaacatggtggaggcagtgtgatggcttgggcgtgcatggctgccagtggcactgggacactagtgtttatccatgatgtgacacaggacagtagcagtcaaattaattctgaggtgttcagagacactgtctgctcaaatctaGATAAATGTAGTCAAATTGAttggcgtttcataatacagatggacaatacAGATgtacaatgacccaaaacatacagccaaagcaacccaggagtttattaaagcaaagaagtggtaTATTCTTGAATGGgtaagtcagtcacctgatctgaacccaattgagcagcatttcacttgttgaaacTTCGGGCAGAAAGGCCCATAAACAAACatcaactgaaagctgctgcagtaaaggccttgcagagcattaaaaaggagggaacccagaatctggtgatgtccatgagttcaagacttcaggctgtcattgccagcaaagtggtttcaaccaagtattcgaaattaacattttattttcagttttttaatttgtctaattgcatttgaacccctgaaatgaagtgattgtgaaggctttagttcctcaaatttttatgcaactttttataCATGTCTAACTTGATTCTCCTGGTCCTAGCCACATTTAATTTCACCTACATTCCAGCCCTTCTAATTCAATTTAATATATCCATGTTGTGACTGCTTACAATCCGTGGTATGAGGAACAAACAACCATTTGTGCTCCTACATCATAAGCCTGCATAGGTAGGTCTTTCTGACCCTGTGCTTTGCTTTATTCTTCTTTCTCCAGTTTGTTCTCCAGCACTGTAATCATGGCCATATTTTCTGTGTAGGTACCTATGGACAAATGCCTTATAGGGAAGGccctagaaaaaaacattttacttgtcAATTCGATCATTGGTTGAAGGGCTCTCACAATGGAACTTTTTCTTTTGGCCACTGCCTCTTACCTAGCCCTTTTGGCTACCAGTATAAGCTAACAGCATCCTTTCAAATTGACTTTTAGACTTAATAGGCTGATCTGCTAGTGTTTAAGCACATATTAAGCATACAAATCAGCATGTATTACACATATACCTGCAGTTGTTGTAGGAAGTCTCATCTTGTAAATATTTTCCGAGTAGCTGCAGCTTAATGTGTATTGTGCATACTCTTCCTCAGATAGGTGCTTTACTTAGGGAAAAGGTTACATTGGAGGCAATGCAAACTGACAGGCAAAATACTACAGCAGAAAAGGCTCCATGTCCAGGAAATGGGGCAAGACAGGCAACCTACAAGCAGGGTAAGGAACAGGACCGTGTTCAATAACAGAAATAGGATCATACTGCAGTCAGTCATGGAAGGAGGACCTACTATGGGCAGAATGACCTCAACAAACTGTGACAGTGggctttttaaattatatatatatatatatatatatatatatatatatatatatatatatatatatatatatatatatatatatatatatatatatttatatatatatatatatatatatatacacacatacatacatatagatatatatatatatatatatatatatatatatatatatatatgatttatatatagGACTTGTCCCTTGACTACTTCTGTACTGAACTAACC
The Xenopus laevis strain J_2021 chromosome 9_10S, Xenopus_laevis_v10.1, whole genome shotgun sequence DNA segment above includes these coding regions:
- the mfsd11.S gene encoding UNC93-like protein MFSD11 — its product is MSPESRKLLNIVILGVGFMFMFTAFQTSGNVAQTVISSLNSTSFHGSGYTSLAIIYSVFSASNLIAPSVIAVLGCQMSMFLSGLLYSAYIAMFIQPYTWSFYTLSVLIGIAAAVLWTAQGCCLTINSDERTIGRHSGIFWALLQFSMLFGNLYIYLAWKGEINISDTDRRTVFIALTVISLVGSVLFFLIRTPDSDSAQEDEASDSVADAEGSMSAQGCLSKAMDAFRKSLKLSITKEMLLLSILVAYTGLELTFYSGVYGTCIGSMNVFGTDAKSLIGLSGIFVGLGEVLGGGLFGLLGKNNYFGRNPVVILGVVVHFLAFYMIYLYMPSDAPIASRSGTDLSAFINPSKTLALACSFLLGLGDSCYNTQMLSILGSLYPDNSAPAFAVFKFVQSVSAAVAFFYSNYLLLHWQLLILVIFGFFGTISFFFVEWGLTQRSLYNSM